The genomic segment CGCAATAATTCGGTAAGACCACCACACCACATTACATCGGGTTGTAGAATGTCAACAGCGCGTGATTCAATTAGCTTACGGAAACCATAGCGTGTGTATTCATGCTCACCAGTCGTCCAACGTACCCAAGGCACACGTTCCTTCAAAATTCGATGACCATCAAAATCATGTGGCTGCAGGACCTCCTCAAACCAATAGAGTTTGATGTCCTTCATCGCTTCAGCCAACTCTACTGCGTAGGGCACATCCAGTGACATCCAACAATCCGCCATCAACAGGAAGTCCTCACCCACTCTTTCTCGCATCTCTCCAAATTTCTCACGATTCTTCCGGATTCCATCTAGCCGATCTACAGGGCCATAGGAAAGGGGCATCTTTCCACCAATGAAGCCATTTTCCTTGGCAACGTCCGGTCGAATACCTGTGCAATAGAGTGACACCTCCTCACGGACCGCCCCACCAATCATCTGGTACACGGGTTCATCTCGAAGCAGTCCCAGTAGATCCCACAAAGCAAGATCCACGACACTCAATGCCCAGAGGGGGAGCCCCTTCCCACCATAAAAGACACTTGAGCGGTACATCTGATCCCACATCTGATTCAGGCTTCTAGGATCTTGGCCGATCAGAAAGCGCTTAAAATGCTTTTCTATAATGTAGCAAGCTGGAGCACCTCCCTGCCCTGCGCTAACTCCAATGGTTCCATCATCAGACTCAATTTCCACAACAATGCTATTCATCACGTTGATACCAAAGCTGGTCCGTGAGGCTTTGTAGCTTGGGTAGCCAGACATTGGTGTCGAGATCAAGGAATCAACCAGCCAATGTCCGGATTCACGATCATGATAATCACCCCCAGAGCCCTTTTGATCGAGGACAAAAGCTCGGACGTCTTTGATTTTTGGAAATTTCATAATCACACCCTGGATAATTGCTATCGAATAAGAGGACTGGAATGATTGCTAACGCTAGATTTTAGAAGCTTAGAAGATGAATAGCTTCAAAACATTTTCAAGGTCTGGAATAATCACCAAATAAAGTTGGTTCATCGTTTTTCCCCCTTCTACTTACACAGGATATTCAAAAGTTAAAACCGAGATCCCTGTAAAACCGAGA from the SAR324 cluster bacterium genome contains:
- the rhmD gene encoding L-rhamnonate dehydratase; the encoded protein is MKFPKIKDVRAFVLDQKGSGGDYHDRESGHWLVDSLISTPMSGYPSYKASRTSFGINVMNSIVVEIESDDGTIGVSAGQGGAPACYIIEKHFKRFLIGQDPRSLNQMWDQMYRSSVFYGGKGLPLWALSVVDLALWDLLGLLRDEPVYQMIGGAVREEVSLYCTGIRPDVAKENGFIGGKMPLSYGPVDRLDGIRKNREKFGEMRERVGEDFLLMADCWMSLDVPYAVELAEAMKDIKLYWFEEVLQPHDFDGHRILKERVPWVRWTTGEHEYTRYGFRKLIESRAVDILQPDVMWCGGLTELLRISALAAAYDIPVVPHGSGAYSYHFVITQPHCPFCEYLNTSPDCLSFPAVFGNMFENEILPENGRIRLTDEPGWGLRINREELNLKRIQY